The DNA sequence CGCAACAGCATCATCTCCCAGCACGGCAAGACGCTGAACAAGAAGGCGGCAGGCCTGATCCTGAACAACTGGGCAGCCACGGCAGCGGGAAGGGTGATCACCACTACCGGCGGGGAAAGGGAAGCGACAGCCCCCGCGGCTACCGGCAACAGGAAGGCAGTGGATAACAAGGATATCCTAAAGGCAAAGTCTATCCTGGATCTGGAGGATGTGGATACCGAAGGGCGTTACGCGCTGTTCTCGGCATCCATGTACAATGACCTGCTGGCCAACGATGCCTTTATCGATGCCTCGCGTTTCGGGGCGGCGGTGATCCCTTCCGGGGTGATCGGCCGCATTCACGGTTTCTGGGTATACATGCGCAGCCATGCAATGATTTTCGACACGGCCGGCTCACTGAAAGCCCTGGGGGCCGCAGGAGCTGCGGACGACAAGGAGTCTGTGCTGTTCTGGCATGAGGACTGTGTCAAGTACGCAAAAGGCAACGTGAAGATTTTCCACAATGCCGGGGAGGCAGCCTACTACGGCGACATCTTCTCTGCCATGGCAAGGGCCGGCGGCAAGCACTCCTACACGGACCAGTCCGGTGTTGTTTCTCTCATCCAAGACGCAAGTGTATAATGAAGGCAACCAAGAAAATGATTGATCTGGCGCAGGAGGTCATGCAAGCACAACAGGTGAACCGGGTATGGGTCAACGCGAAGGGACATTACTTCACACAGGAAGACTGGGCCCTGCACTCGGTAGGTGGCGATAAGGACAGGATCGCTTTGATAAAGGCAAAGGAGGAGGTACAGGAGCCACAGGCCCCTGCACCTTCCAAGGAAGAGATAAAGGAAGAAACCCCCGATAGCAAATGATCAAGGGAGTAGAGATAATCAAGGTTACACCATCCCCGTCAGCATCGCTGGCGGAGGTGGCTACCTCAGGGCTGATCGTCGAGGCGGTGGATGTGGCGGGCAAGTTTGAGGCTGGCAACCTCTACCATTTCCTGAGTATCCGTGACGCGCAGGCGGCTGGCTTGAGTGAGGATTATGACCTTTCCAACAGTGTGGTGGTCTACCATCACATCCGTGAGTTTTTCGCGATGGCCGGTGAGGGGGTATCCCTTTATGTGATGCCCGTGGCGAAAGACAGTACCCAGACCGTACTGGCCGGTGAGGGCTACCTCAAGAAACTGGTACAGGATACGGAAGGAAAGGTGTTCCAGGTAGGCATTGCCACCAACCCAACGGTAGATGATGCGATGGTAAACGGGCTGGAGAGTGACCTGGTGGCTGCCATTCCGGTGGCACAGGCAACGGTTGACTGGGCATTCTCGGCCATGTTCCCGACCCGTGTCATTCTGGAAGGGCGCAACTTTACGCCCCCCGTGGCTGCCGTGGAGGACCTTAGGAACCTGACAGATGTGTCGGCTCCCAACGTGTCGGTAGTGGTCGCTCAGGATTATAACCATGCCGCCAGGGATGCAGCCTTCAGCCATTACGCCGCCGTGGGGACAGCCCTGGGGACCATGGCTGCCGCAAGGGTGCATGAGAGCATGGGATGGGTCGAGCAATTCAACCTGACCGATGCGGGCAAGGGCCGTTGGCTTTCCGCCGGGCTCTCCAACCATACGCCAGCCACGGCCATACAGCAGGACTGGGGTGCACTGGATGACAAGGGGTACATCTTTGCCATCAAGTACCCGCACCTGGATGGCTTCCGCTGGAATGGGGACCATACCTGTACCCAGGTGGAGGTAGCCGAGGACGGCACGATGAACGAGAGTCAGCAGCGTTTCGGGCGTACCGCAGACAAGGCGATACGAGCGGTGTATGCAGCCCTGATCCCGAAAGTGAACAGCCCCCAGTTGCTGGATGCCAATGGAAAACTGCCACCTGTCATGGTGGCCTCCTTCAAGGCAGCGGCAGAAAAGGCCATTGACCGCCAGCTGGCAGGCGAGATATCGGCAAGACGCGTGATTGTCGACAAGGACTCTGTGCTGCTGCCGCCCAACCCCGTGCTGAAGGTCTCACTGGAGGTGGTTCCGGTGGGTTCTGCCGATACCATTCAAGTTAGTTTCGCACTCAAAAACAGTTTGAACAATGGCAATTAAGAGAGCTTACGGGTGGAGTGACATCGATACGGAGATACTGGGAACCGTCCCGGTATATATCCAGGAGATCAGTTACAGCAAGGCCCAGGAGAAGAGCAACGGCTATGGACGCGGCTCCTCCCCGAACCGAAGAGGGAGAGGCAACAAGTCTGTGGAGGTGTCCATCACGCTTGGGATGGAAACGGTGGTGGCGATTGAGGACTATATCCGTGGCAAGTACGGGGAAGGCTATGACCTGCTGGACCTGGAGCCGTTTGACATCCCGGTGACCTATGACAATGGGGAGCGGGTGGTGCAGGACATTATCCGGGACTTTGAGTTCACCAGCATTGGACGTGGTGCAGCGCAAGGCGACCAGTTCATTGACCAGGAGCTGCCTGGTGTCGCTTCGGACATTAATTTCAACATAGCCGTTTAACGGCGTTTAAACCCCATATAGACACATGGAAAACACCGAAAAACAACTGGAAGAAAAAGTAAGCCTCACCTCAGAGCAGAAGGAGCACTGCAAACTTTTGTCTTTGAAAGAAAAGGACTATGTAAAACTGCTTGAGGAGTATGGGGAGCTGTTTCTTTTGAAAATCACAGAAGAACGGGAGGATGAGGTAGAGGCTGATATTCATATGCTTGTCAAGAAACCGAACCGGTACCATGTCAACCACTATCTGGTGAAAGCAGAGCAGAAACCGATTGAGGCAGTCACTGTCTTCTTGCGTAGCTGTATGGTAGCCGGTGATGAACGTATCTGTGAGGATGTAGAAAAGTTGATGGCAGCCTTTTCCCCATTGCAGGAAATGATCAATGGGTCTGACCCTATTCTTACCAAGTCGCCCAAACCAGAACCAAGGGTTTTGAAAGCGTTGGATATGGATGCGGAAGAGTTCAACAGCTTGAAAGGGAAGTATGCTGAGAAGGGCATTAACCTGCACCTTGTTGAGGTAGCCACCAATGAGACATTCACCGAGTTCATATCCTTGCTGGTGAAATCACCGAACAAGGATATCATGAATGATTTCCTGAAGAAATCAGAAAGAGTACCAGTAGATGCCATGCGTCAGCTTATCGCAAGATGTGTTGTCCATGGTGACAAGAGAACGGTATTGGAAGACCTTCAACTAACGATCAGGGTTGGAAGGACCATCAACAAGATCGTGACAGGCTACAAAGGTGTCTTGGTCTCTTCGATCAAAAAAAAGGCTTAACCTGGATAGACAAGTGGGATGCCATCATTGAGTACATGTTCAAGGTGGACCCCGCAACCCTATCCGATGACGAATGGGTAACATACATCGCCAAGGCTGAATATATAAAGGAACTGGAAAATGGAGATCAGAACGGACGCACTGAAGGACAGGTTGAAGGCGGCGTTTCAGGACGTGGTGCTGGGACAGGACGCAGGGTTTGACTACCAGCCTGAAGAAGGACCCAAGCTGGGAGCCGTCAGGCAGAGGGAAGTGCGCTACCGTTCCTCCACTTTTGGTACCCCGCTATTCGACCGGATAGCATTGGCAACCTCAGGGGGAAATACCTACAGTTTCCAGACAGACCCCTTACTGGAGCTTCAATACCGGAAAAAGATCACCGAGACCCCTGTCAACGGCAGCGAGTCCGTGGTGGAGATGTCCGGCATGGAAGCCATTGACATCACCATACGTGGGGTGCTGTGGAACCCTGACGGGAACTATCCGGAAAAGGAGCTGAAACGGTTGCTTGGGATGGTCAAGGAAAATGCC is a window from the Limibacter armeniacum genome containing:
- a CDS encoding phage capsid protein; the encoded protein is MALEVEIWERDLARNFYPDNTFMTKGKDMTAFVVNGKTVHSPQEGADPNVAVNRATVPATISQRTDADLTWDLSELTTDPTLLRDIEEIETSYDKRNSIISQHGKTLNKKAAGLILNNWAATAAGRVITTTGGEREATAPAATGNRKAVDNKDILKAKSILDLEDVDTEGRYALFSASMYNDLLANDAFIDASRFGAAVIPSGVIGRIHGFWVYMRSHAMIFDTAGSLKALGAAGAADDKESVLFWHEDCVKYAKGNVKIFHNAGEAAYYGDIFSAMARAGGKHSYTDQSGVVSLIQDASV
- a CDS encoding DUF2586 family protein yields the protein MIKGVEIIKVTPSPSASLAEVATSGLIVEAVDVAGKFEAGNLYHFLSIRDAQAAGLSEDYDLSNSVVVYHHIREFFAMAGEGVSLYVMPVAKDSTQTVLAGEGYLKKLVQDTEGKVFQVGIATNPTVDDAMVNGLESDLVAAIPVAQATVDWAFSAMFPTRVILEGRNFTPPVAAVEDLRNLTDVSAPNVSVVVAQDYNHAARDAAFSHYAAVGTALGTMAAARVHESMGWVEQFNLTDAGKGRWLSAGLSNHTPATAIQQDWGALDDKGYIFAIKYPHLDGFRWNGDHTCTQVEVAEDGTMNESQQRFGRTADKAIRAVYAALIPKVNSPQLLDANGKLPPVMVASFKAAAEKAIDRQLAGEISARRVIVDKDSVLLPPNPVLKVSLEVVPVGSADTIQVSFALKNSLNNGN
- a CDS encoding DUF6848 family protein translates to MENTEKQLEEKVSLTSEQKEHCKLLSLKEKDYVKLLEEYGELFLLKITEEREDEVEADIHMLVKKPNRYHVNHYLVKAEQKPIEAVTVFLRSCMVAGDERICEDVEKLMAAFSPLQEMINGSDPILTKSPKPEPRVLKALDMDAEEFNSLKGKYAEKGINLHLVEVATNETFTEFISLLVKSPNKDIMNDFLKKSERVPVDAMRQLIARCVVHGDKRTVLEDLQLTIRVGRTINKIVTGYKGVLVSSIKKKA
- a CDS encoding DUF6046 domain-containing protein gives rise to the protein MRTDALKDRLKAAFQDVVLGQDAGFDYQPEEGPKLGAVRQREVRYRSSTFGTPLFDRIALATSGGNTYSFQTDPLLELQYRKKITETPVNGSESVVEMSGMEAIDITIRGVLWNPDGNYPEKELKRLLGMVKENAVLDCSSYLLSLHGIDNLIIRSLSLPALEGYEDSQPFVISARSIKSAELEILETALL